The DNA region TGATTATCGTCTACCTTGGATCTTCAGAGCATACGGAATTGAAATTTCGTCCGAATCAATACCAAAAGATTCTAAAAAATATCGAACGCTACGATAATCAAAAACTTCTTTCACTCATAATGACACTTCCCGATTTAAGTCGATTTATCTATGAACCAGTGAAGCCAATTTTGCTATCGAAAGAAATTATCCCTTTTGATAAAGACATATCGACAAAGGCCAAGCAAATCATTCTAGAAGTTAGTTTTAAAATCTTTGAGCTGGAACTCAGTGAGTTAATTTACTTTGCCAGGCAAAACAACTCAAAGCTACTTTTTATCACTGATCCCATAAACTTTGAGCTTGCGCCTAAAGAAGTTTGCGACAACGCCAATAGCAACACCATTGTTATTGAGCAAAATGATATTAGAAGACTTCTTAAAGAATCAAAAGTTAAAGATGCCTATTATAGATCGAGAAAACTTCTCTCTGTGACCAATGGAAATGCCTATTCACACTATCTTGTCGGCCACAGTGCCATGAGACTTGGAAAATACGGGGAAGCAAAAAAAGAGTTAATGCTCGCCCATGCCTATGATTGTAAATTTTGGCGAACACACCCTGTTTTAAACTCTATTATTAGAAATAAAGCAAAGAGAGAGTCTATTCCAATTATCGACTTCGATCACATGGTTAACATTCAGCTTGGAAGAAAGGCACTCTTTCTATCTGATGATACGCCTCAGTCGATTTACTACGAGCAACTAGAAAAAGAACTTCTCTTTCAAATAGAGCAAACATTTAACTTATAGGGAAAGTAATGGAAGCTGGAATTAGAAAAACTTATAAAAAAGACGAACTCATATGCTCTCAAGGAGATGAAGACTTTGATCTCTATTGGGTTGAACAAGGTGAGCTCCTCGTTTTTGTAACAGAGGGAACGAAGGTTCATCCTGTTGCCATTATTCCTTCAGGACAATTTCTAGGGGAACTCTCCTACTTTGATCATCAAAAACGATCGGCCTATGTCATGGCCAAGACAGATTGTACTTTAATTCAATTACCTCTAGAGGAAAGCCAAAAAGTTTTTCCAAACTGGCTCTATCGCATGGGACAAGACTTAACAAAGAGACTTCGCCAAGCCGATGAGCTTGTAAGAAAGAATGGACTGAAGAAGAAAAAAGTCCATGAAATCGAGGCCTTATCAATAGAAGAACAAAGACATATTCTCTCAATCACAAAAGGCGACAAATAAGCTCAAGTATTAATCAAATATGACGATAAGAACTTAAAAAGGAGTTCTTATGAAAAAGCTATTGCCTTGTCTCTTCGTTGTGCTTGTAGTGAGTGCTTGTACATCAAATAATTTTCGCGTCCCACTAAGTTGGGTTGAAGATCATGATGAAAAGCAGGCCAATCAACAA from Halobacteriovorax sp. GB3 includes:
- a CDS encoding Crp/Fnr family transcriptional regulator, with the translated sequence MEAGIRKTYKKDELICSQGDEDFDLYWVEQGELLVFVTEGTKVHPVAIIPSGQFLGELSYFDHQKRSAYVMAKTDCTLIQLPLEESQKVFPNWLYRMGQDLTKRLRQADELVRKNGLKKKKVHEIEALSIEEQRHILSITKGDK